A region of Nostoc sp. 'Peltigera membranacea cyanobiont' N6 DNA encodes the following proteins:
- a CDS encoding ABC transporter ATP-binding protein/permease: MPTQVVQAQPSRNAFSDFIQFWKDVTAIAGPYWYPTKPGDRAFSDVIRAWGMLILLILLIFALVAATTYNSFIHRYLIDVIIQEKDYSKFTYTISLYAVGLVLITLLVGFTKFIRKRISLDWYQWLNNHILNKYLSNRAYYKINFKADIDNPDQRLSQEIEPITSSALSFSATLLEKALEMVTFLIVVWSISQQIAVALLIYTIIGNLIAVFLNKELIKINQAELESKADYSYCLTHVRNHAESIAFFQGEKQELNIIERRFSILIKNIKEKINWERNQAIFNRGYRATIEFLTLLVLAPLFIRGDIDFGEIGQATTACYFFAGALEELIAEFGVSGQFSSYVERLSDFSDALEAVTKQPENVSTIKSIEENHFAFENVTLQTPNYEQVIVEDLSLTVQPGEGLLIVGPSGRGKSSLLRAIAGLWNAGTGRLVRPPLEEVLFLPQRPYIILGTLREQLLYPKTNRQMSDTELKEVLQQVNLQNLVSRVDGFDTEVPWENILSLGEQQRLAFARLLVTHPRFTILDEATSALDLKNEGSLYQQLQETKTTFISVGHRESLFNYHQWVLELSQDSSWQLLTVQDYRNQKASIPKPSANTPAKIDDSSKEKSPNKLEISTSGGLSHKEINGLTNYSLSTIRSKASKGESIATTDGFIYRYDKDPKGSKWVRV, encoded by the coding sequence ATGCCAACCCAAGTTGTTCAAGCTCAACCCTCAAGAAATGCTTTTTCAGATTTTATTCAATTCTGGAAAGATGTAACAGCGATCGCCGGCCCTTACTGGTATCCAACAAAGCCAGGGGATAGAGCTTTTTCAGACGTTATTCGCGCCTGGGGAATGCTTATTCTCCTAATATTACTAATATTCGCCCTTGTCGCTGCAACTACTTATAATAGTTTCATTCATCGCTATTTAATCGATGTCATCATTCAAGAAAAAGATTATTCTAAATTTACTTATACTATATCACTTTATGCTGTTGGACTTGTCTTGATAACGCTTTTAGTAGGATTTACTAAATTTATTAGAAAAAGAATTTCTCTTGATTGGTATCAATGGCTCAATAATCATATTTTAAATAAATATTTGAGCAATCGTGCTTATTATAAAATCAATTTTAAAGCTGATATTGATAACCCAGATCAACGTTTATCTCAAGAAATTGAACCGATAACCAGTAGTGCGCTAAGTTTTTCAGCTACTTTACTAGAAAAAGCACTGGAAATGGTAACTTTTTTAATAGTTGTCTGGTCAATTTCCCAACAGATAGCTGTTGCTCTGCTTATCTATACAATTATAGGTAATTTGATTGCTGTTTTCTTAAATAAAGAATTAATTAAGATTAATCAAGCAGAACTTGAATCTAAAGCTGATTATAGTTATTGTCTAACTCATGTCCGCAATCACGCTGAATCAATAGCTTTTTTTCAAGGAGAAAAACAAGAACTGAATATAATTGAACGCAGATTTAGTATCCTCATAAAAAATATTAAAGAAAAGATTAATTGGGAAAGAAATCAGGCAATTTTTAACAGAGGATATCGGGCTACTATCGAATTTCTCACACTCTTAGTACTTGCACCTTTATTTATTAGAGGTGATATTGATTTCGGAGAAATTGGACAAGCTACTACAGCTTGCTATTTTTTTGCTGGTGCTTTGGAAGAATTAATAGCTGAATTTGGCGTTTCTGGGCAATTTTCTAGTTATGTTGAGCGTTTATCTGATTTTTCAGATGCGTTAGAAGCAGTAACTAAACAACCCGAAAATGTGAGTACTATTAAATCAATAGAAGAAAATCATTTTGCTTTTGAAAATGTCACTTTACAAACGCCAAACTATGAACAGGTAATTGTCGAAGATTTGTCTCTCACTGTTCAACCAGGAGAAGGTTTATTGATTGTGGGGCCAAGTGGCCGAGGTAAAAGTTCTCTATTGAGAGCGATCGCTGGTTTGTGGAATGCGGGGACTGGTCGTCTGGTGCGACCTCCCTTAGAAGAAGTCTTATTCTTACCCCAACGTCCTTATATAATCTTAGGAACTTTGCGCGAACAGTTACTTTATCCTAAAACTAATCGTCAAATGAGCGATACAGAACTTAAAGAAGTTTTGCAACAAGTTAATTTGCAAAACTTAGTAAGTCGAGTCGATGGTTTTGATACAGAAGTTCCTTGGGAGAACATATTATCGCTAGGAGAACAACAACGTCTGGCATTTGCACGTCTGTTAGTTACTCATCCTAGATTCACTATATTAGATGAAGCGACTAGTGCGTTGGATTTGAAAAATGAAGGAAGTTTATATCAGCAGTTACAAGAGACAAAAACAACGTTTATTAGTGTTGGACATAGGGAAAGTCTATTTAATTATCACCAATGGGTTTTGGAACTTTCACAAGATTCTAGTTGGCAACTTTTGACTGTGCAGGATTATCGAAATCAAAAAGCAAGCATTCCTAAACCCTCTGCAAATACTCCAGCTAAAATAGATGATTCTTCTAAAGAAAAATCTCCAAATAAGTTAGAAATTAGTACAAGTGGGGGGCTTTCACATAAAGAAATTAATGGCTTAACGAACTATTCTCTTAGCACTATTAGAAGTAAGGCAAGTAAAGGAGAGTCGATCGCTACTACGGACGGCTTTATCTACCGCTATGACAAAGACCCAAAGGGATCGAAATGGGTTAGAGTTTAG
- a CDS encoding cupin-like domain-containing protein, whose product MDITLENKFNQTSVRQVERIHKPTPDDFKHTVLSSKHPVIFTGIVAEWKAFSLWSLDYLNTVLGNKEINARVSDNKIFTFDPEVGVTYPTKKMKFTDFTDWIVQNKKDDQYYYIQQYPIHTSFPELFPDIAIPDIIDKNLSLDTARWMGIPEMEIQEFIDKYLSLTTIFWMSTNGNITQLHHDPVESVLCQVRGRKRILLFEPKQSSFLYPFLKNSKIPFMSQLNIDQPDIDKFPKFINAKYIECILEPGEILYFPSFWWHQVYSLDELNISVSFVWNAKIKKFFRRKLFKEKNKFKNLNFCR is encoded by the coding sequence ATGGATATCACTTTAGAAAATAAATTTAATCAAACTTCAGTACGTCAAGTTGAACGTATTCATAAACCTACGCCAGATGACTTTAAACACACAGTTCTATCTTCTAAACATCCTGTCATCTTTACTGGGATAGTAGCTGAATGGAAAGCATTTTCCTTATGGTCATTGGATTATTTAAATACTGTTTTAGGTAACAAAGAAATTAATGCTCGCGTTTCTGACAATAAAATATTTACCTTTGATCCAGAAGTTGGAGTAACTTACCCTACCAAAAAAATGAAGTTTACTGACTTCACAGATTGGATTGTGCAGAATAAAAAAGATGACCAATACTATTACATTCAGCAATATCCAATTCATACTAGCTTCCCTGAACTATTTCCAGATATTGCAATTCCAGATATTATTGATAAAAACTTATCCCTCGATACCGCTCGTTGGATGGGTATTCCAGAGATGGAAATTCAAGAATTTATTGATAAATACTTATCCCTGACTACTATTTTCTGGATGAGTACCAATGGCAATATAACGCAATTACATCACGATCCAGTAGAAAGTGTATTATGTCAAGTGCGTGGTCGAAAGCGAATCTTACTGTTTGAACCAAAACAAAGTTCTTTTCTATATCCTTTCCTTAAAAATTCAAAAATACCATTTATGAGTCAATTAAATATTGACCAACCTGATATTGATAAATTTCCTAAATTTATCAATGCAAAATATATAGAGTGTATCCTAGAACCAGGTGAAATACTTTATTTCCCCTCCTTTTGGTGGCATCAAGTTTACTCTCTCGATGAGCTAAATATTTCTGTTAGTTTTGTTTGGAATGCAAAAATTAAAAAGTTTTTTAGACGAAAGCTTTTTAAAGAAAAAAATAAATTCAAGAATCTTAATTTTTGTCGATGA
- a CDS encoding histidine phosphatase family protein — MTRVIIVRHGQSGYNTERRIQGRTDASTLTEKGRNDASKAGKALSNIVFNAIYSSPLQRAKHTADIIHSQLATHAEQSAVIQVSDLLLEIDLPLWAGLVTAEVKQKFAEDYRTWHQRPDELRMLLNDAEGTREHFPVLALYEQARQFWQETLSQHQGETILIVGHNGINRALISTALGISASRYHSIQQSNCGISVLNFAGGLGEPVQLESLNQTQHTGEALPSLRPDHQGVRLLLVRHGETDWNRQTRFQGQIDVPLNDNGRQQSQKAGEFLQEVAIDFAVSSTMLRPKETAEIILKQHPNVKLDLQDGLREISHGLWEGKLETEIEQEFPGELQRWRLVPAQVQMPEGENLQEVWERSVAAWQSIVEAALTNQFKTVLVVAHDATNKTLLCHILGLSLENFWNFRQGNGAVSVIDYLSGIDGFPVLQAMNITAHFGGGVLDKTAAGAL, encoded by the coding sequence ATGACTCGTGTCATCATTGTGCGCCACGGTCAAAGCGGTTATAATACCGAGCGGCGTATTCAGGGACGCACTGATGCGTCAACATTAACCGAAAAAGGTCGTAACGATGCCAGTAAAGCTGGCAAAGCCCTCAGCAATATTGTATTTAATGCTATTTATAGCAGTCCCTTGCAACGAGCGAAACACACAGCAGATATTATCCATAGTCAGTTAGCTACTCATGCTGAACAGTCTGCTGTAATCCAAGTTTCTGATTTGCTGCTAGAAATCGACCTCCCTTTATGGGCAGGGCTGGTAACTGCCGAAGTCAAGCAGAAGTTTGCCGAAGACTACCGCACTTGGCATCAGCGCCCCGACGAACTGCGGATGCTGCTAAATGATGCAGAGGGAACAAGAGAACATTTTCCTGTTCTTGCTTTATACGAACAAGCACGGCAGTTTTGGCAAGAAACTTTGTCTCAACATCAAGGCGAAACTATTCTGATAGTGGGGCATAACGGCATTAATCGCGCCCTCATTAGCACAGCTTTGGGAATCTCTGCAAGTCGCTACCATTCAATCCAGCAATCTAACTGTGGCATCAGCGTACTTAATTTTGCTGGGGGATTGGGTGAACCAGTCCAGCTAGAATCTTTAAATCAGACGCAACACACTGGAGAGGCTTTACCTTCATTGCGACCAGATCATCAAGGAGTACGGTTGTTGCTAGTGCGTCATGGCGAAACCGACTGGAATCGCCAAACCAGGTTTCAAGGACAAATTGATGTTCCCCTGAATGACAACGGCAGACAACAATCGCAAAAAGCAGGCGAATTTCTTCAAGAGGTAGCGATTGATTTTGCTGTAAGTAGTACAATGCTGCGCCCTAAAGAAACAGCAGAAATTATCTTAAAACAGCATCCTAATGTAAAGTTAGACTTGCAAGATGGTTTAAGAGAAATCAGCCACGGACTTTGGGAAGGAAAATTAGAAACAGAGATAGAGCAAGAGTTTCCCGGAGAGTTGCAACGCTGGCGGTTAGTACCAGCCCAAGTGCAAATGCCTGAAGGGGAAAATTTGCAAGAGGTGTGGGAACGCAGCGTTGCAGCTTGGCAATCAATTGTGGAAGCAGCATTAACTAATCAATTCAAAACTGTATTAGTGGTAGCTCATGATGCTACTAATAAAACTCTACTTTGTCACATTCTAGGTTTATCGCTAGAAAATTTCTGGAATTTCCGTCAGGGTAATGGCGCAGTCAGCGTTATCGATTACCTTTCTGGAATCGATGGTTTCCCAGTACTGCAAGCAATGAACATCACCGCTCACTTCGGTGGAGGCGTACTAGATAAAACAGCAGCAGGGGCATTGTAA
- a CDS encoding thioesterase domain-containing protein, protein MQDNFFELGGHSLLAVRLMSQIQKHFQINLPLGILFQYPTIEELAHFLDSSTDSLPLSALVSIKKNGNKPPLFCVHPGGGNVLCYHHLAYYLNSERPFYGLECVGLNPENQPHTSIEQMATHYIQELQTVQPHGPYFLSGWSFGGLVAFEMAQQLSRQGEQIALLALIDTNPPCLSYKEPVDYAFLLVELFKDRLDLCLNDLRQLEPQEQIIYVEQQAKQKNVVIQGFDFEQAPHLLKIFQINAEAVQNYKGEYYSGSIVLFKASETDAALEYHWNELVEHIETVVVPGNHLNMVLPPHVQTLVQELEKFIEQARVQPIDI, encoded by the coding sequence ATACAAGATAACTTCTTTGAACTTGGGGGTCATTCCCTTCTAGCTGTCCGTCTCATGTCCCAGATTCAAAAACATTTCCAGATAAATTTACCTTTAGGTATTTTATTCCAATATCCCACCATCGAAGAACTAGCACATTTTCTGGATTCTTCAACAGATTCTTTACCTTTGTCTGCCCTAGTTTCTATTAAAAAGAATGGCAATAAACCACCTCTATTTTGCGTTCACCCTGGAGGGGGAAATGTTCTTTGCTATCACCATCTTGCTTATTATCTAAATTCAGAAAGACCATTCTATGGACTAGAATGTGTTGGTTTAAATCCCGAAAATCAACCTCATACTAGCATTGAACAAATGGCAACTCACTATATCCAAGAGTTGCAAACTGTTCAACCTCATGGCCCTTATTTCCTCTCTGGCTGGTCTTTTGGCGGCTTAGTAGCTTTTGAGATGGCTCAACAACTTTCTCGTCAAGGCGAACAGATAGCTCTGTTAGCTCTAATAGATACTAATCCTCCTTGTCTAAGTTATAAAGAACCAGTAGACTATGCTTTTCTATTAGTAGAGTTATTCAAAGATCGTTTAGACCTTTGTTTAAACGATCTGCGGCAATTAGAACCACAAGAGCAGATAATTTATGTCGAGCAACAAGCTAAACAGAAAAATGTAGTTATACAAGGTTTTGACTTCGAGCAAGCTCCCCATCTTCTGAAAATTTTCCAGATCAACGCTGAAGCTGTACAAAATTACAAAGGTGAATATTACTCCGGCTCAATTGTTCTATTTAAAGCCAGTGAGACTGATGCCGCTCTTGAATATCACTGGAATGAACTAGTGGAACATATAGAAACTGTTGTAGTTCCTGGTAATCATCTAAACATGGTGTTACCACCTCATGTCCAAACCCTAGTTCAAGAACTAGAAAAGTTTATTGAACAAGCAAGGGTTCAACCAATAGACATCTAA
- a CDS encoding 2OG-Fe(II)-dependent halogenase WelO5 family protein: MTSTSNQIKSKVWDKKQEYPLTTESLRMLLENRIPLIRLKEFATPQECEMLVAQAQLFNFDCYEDVNPKIERIGITVFEYNRVSKAAYFQAVERATKLRDSIMAASFNPLERLMMKIRECTGATVRIASQPFYGSYYAGLIRKIEQGTQLHIDYAPSEQAEWEVGTVIYQLSWNLYLQFSANNNGRTRIYDRQWQPEDDRYKLDSYGYGDTVIADADTIAFQPYVGDIFIFNTRNYHTVEPMDGQRVTFTSAIGLLPNGEIILWS, from the coding sequence ATGACTAGTACTTCTAACCAGATTAAATCGAAGGTTTGGGATAAAAAGCAAGAGTATCCCTTAACAACAGAGTCTTTAAGAATGCTGTTGGAAAACCGAATTCCTTTAATTAGGTTAAAAGAATTTGCCACACCCCAAGAGTGTGAGATGTTAGTTGCTCAAGCTCAATTGTTCAACTTTGATTGCTATGAAGATGTGAATCCCAAGATTGAGCGAATTGGGATCACAGTGTTTGAATATAATCGCGTTAGTAAAGCAGCCTATTTTCAAGCAGTAGAACGCGCAACTAAATTAAGAGACTCCATTATGGCAGCCTCTTTCAATCCATTAGAACGCTTAATGATGAAAATTCGAGAGTGTACAGGCGCGACTGTGCGAATTGCTTCGCAACCATTTTATGGTAGTTATTATGCAGGACTGATCAGAAAAATAGAGCAGGGTACTCAACTTCATATTGATTATGCCCCGTCAGAACAAGCGGAATGGGAAGTTGGTACAGTAATTTATCAACTTTCTTGGAATTTGTATTTACAATTTTCTGCCAACAACAATGGTAGAACACGTATTTACGATCGCCAGTGGCAACCAGAAGACGATCGCTATAAACTCGATTCCTACGGATATGGTGATACAGTAATCGCAGATGCAGACACGATCGCCTTCCAACCTTATGTAGGAGATATATTCATTTTCAATACACGCAACTATCACACTGTTGAGCCGATGGATGGACAACGTGTGACTTTCACTTCAGCGATCGGATTACTTCCTAATGGTGAAATTATTTTGTGGTCTTGA
- the proC gene encoding pyrroline-5-carboxylate reductase produces the protein MLGDLKIAFIGGGTMGEMIISRLLSTKTVEKSELIIVSDPVSARCLYLEKEYGVGTTTCNIEAVQGASIVMLAVKPQVLAEVLAMLKGKISPEALVISIVAGASVTSLCQGLNHPAVVRTMPNIAVEVGHGTTVWSASSSVTEIQRSHTQVILQALGKEFATQNEHDLDMATALSSAGTGFVFLYIEAMIDAGVQMGLTRTQAQELTLHTIAGSVELMLQTHEHPAVLRNKVTSPGGVTAAGLYELEKGGMRTVISNAVLAALSRTQQLGNVS, from the coding sequence ATGCTGGGAGATTTAAAAATTGCCTTTATCGGCGGTGGCACAATGGGCGAAATGATAATTAGTAGATTGTTATCAACAAAAACTGTTGAAAAATCTGAGCTAATTATTGTCAGCGATCCGGTTTCTGCGCGATGCCTTTATTTAGAAAAAGAATATGGAGTAGGTACTACAACCTGCAATATAGAAGCTGTACAAGGCGCATCCATTGTGATGTTGGCAGTGAAACCGCAGGTTTTGGCAGAGGTTCTGGCTATGCTGAAGGGTAAAATTTCACCGGAAGCTTTAGTAATTAGTATTGTGGCAGGAGCTAGTGTTACATCTCTATGCCAAGGGTTGAATCATCCTGCTGTTGTTCGGACAATGCCAAATATTGCAGTAGAGGTTGGTCATGGGACTACAGTGTGGAGTGCATCATCAAGTGTGACAGAGATCCAGCGATCGCATACTCAAGTCATTTTACAAGCATTAGGCAAGGAATTTGCTACCCAAAATGAACATGACCTTGATATGGCAACGGCGCTGAGTAGTGCGGGGACTGGATTTGTGTTTCTGTACATCGAAGCAATGATTGATGCTGGAGTTCAGATGGGTTTAACTCGCACACAAGCCCAAGAACTCACATTGCATACGATTGCCGGTAGTGTAGAACTTATGTTGCAGACTCATGAACATCCAGCCGTCTTACGAAACAAGGTAACTAGTCCTGGGGGAGTGACTGCTGCTGGTCTTTACGAGTTAGAAAAAGGTGGTATGCGAACTGTGATTTCTAATGCAGTGCTTGCTGCTTTGAGCCGCACTCAACAATTAGGTAATGTGAGTTGA
- a CDS encoding zinc-binding dehydrogenase has product MPLAAVMTAPNHPVEVQQLPDPILEKGGIILETLYSEVCGTDVHLLHGRLEGVPYPIIPGHFSVGRVVETGGSVNDVNGKLIQPGAIATFLDVHETCYNCWYCLVAKASTRCPQRKVYGVTYSAKDGLLGGWSELIYLKPGVKVLTLPEEVSPKQFIAGGCALPTALHAIDRAQIQIGDLVVVQGSGPVGLSVAILALLSGAGKVIVIDKFESRLLVAKSFGVDETLVIQANDPQQHIQRVLELTHGHGADVTIEATGIPIAVKEGLNMTRNGGRYVIVGHYTNTGEILINPHLEINLKHIDIRGTWGIDFSHFYRMIELLKRHSDSSKNIAWENLISRSYTLQEINQALADVEHGSVLKAVIRPNL; this is encoded by the coding sequence ATGCCCTTAGCAGCTGTAATGACTGCGCCTAACCACCCAGTTGAAGTGCAACAATTACCAGACCCAATTCTGGAAAAGGGGGGAATCATTCTTGAAACCTTATATTCTGAGGTTTGTGGCACTGATGTACATTTACTACATGGGCGTTTAGAGGGAGTGCCCTATCCCATCATCCCCGGACACTTCTCAGTTGGTCGTGTGGTCGAAACAGGTGGATCGGTTAATGATGTCAATGGTAAATTGATTCAGCCTGGAGCGATCGCCACTTTTTTAGATGTCCACGAAACCTGTTACAACTGTTGGTATTGTCTAGTAGCCAAAGCATCCACTCGCTGTCCCCAACGCAAAGTTTATGGTGTCACCTACTCAGCCAAAGATGGCTTACTCGGTGGTTGGTCTGAACTAATTTACCTCAAACCAGGGGTGAAAGTTCTCACTTTACCCGAAGAAGTCTCACCAAAGCAATTCATTGCTGGGGGATGTGCTTTACCAACTGCACTACACGCTATCGATCGAGCGCAGATTCAAATTGGTGATCTTGTTGTGGTGCAGGGTTCTGGGCCTGTGGGTTTGAGTGTGGCAATTTTAGCTTTACTATCAGGTGCGGGCAAAGTGATTGTCATTGACAAATTTGAGAGCCGATTATTAGTTGCCAAATCCTTCGGTGTAGATGAAACTCTTGTAATTCAGGCTAACGATCCACAACAACATATTCAGCGAGTTTTGGAATTGACACACGGACACGGTGCTGATGTCACTATTGAAGCCACAGGCATTCCCATTGCTGTTAAAGAGGGCTTAAATATGACCAGAAATGGAGGTCGTTATGTGATTGTCGGGCATTACACAAACACGGGTGAAATTCTCATCAATCCCCACTTAGAGATTAATCTAAAACATATTGATATTCGCGGAACTTGGGGAATTGATTTCAGCCATTTTTATAGAATGATTGAATTACTAAAACGTCATAGTGATTCTAGTAAAAATATTGCTTGGGAAAATCTAATTAGTCGTTCATACACACTACAAGAAATTAATCAAGCCCTGGCAGATGTAGAGCATGGCTCTGTATTGAAAGCGGTGATTCGGCCTAATCTTTAA
- a CDS encoding IS1634 family transposase: MDYQKKEIGIKNLDHLGIVAGLIDEIGIVETINSKLGIDGREKISSGTVVKAILINGLGFVSRPLYLFSQFFEDKGIENLLGCGVKSDYINDDKIGRVMDELYKYGLNSLFIEIVLSVINKFKIETKYSHLDATSFHLHGEYTREKEQEKEAEIIKEKPIIITKGYSRDHRPDLKQCVLDLITSSDGDIPLLMRVGDGNEADKAVFGKILVEFKKQINFESIMVCDSALYSQENIKLIEHLKWITRVPMTIKRAKELVQSVEIEEIDSEEIEKRRILNLDGYKWKEEIVNYGGIKQIWLIVESQKRQKSDLEKLEKNLKAEKNKVEKLLNQLKKEDFQNPDQARYKLKSINKKLKFFEIQEAKLIDKTSKNKTIYKIEGVDHQKLEEIAMIKKEAGRFILATNLVEDEKLKSSEIITNYKNQQSCERGFRFLKNPLFFTDSFFVENPERIETMLFLMSLCLLVYNLGQRELRNSLKRANIGVKNQLGKLTKCPTLKWIFQCFQGIHILTLNGVNQIVNLTQERNFILNFLPVSCQKYYLIS, translated from the coding sequence ATGGATTATCAAAAAAAAGAGATTGGGATTAAAAACTTAGATCACTTAGGAATAGTAGCTGGACTAATTGATGAAATAGGAATAGTTGAAACAATCAACTCCAAATTAGGCATAGATGGAAGAGAAAAAATTTCATCGGGAACAGTGGTCAAAGCGATTTTAATCAATGGATTAGGATTCGTCTCAAGACCTTTATACTTATTTAGTCAATTTTTTGAAGATAAAGGAATTGAAAACTTATTGGGTTGCGGAGTAAAAAGTGATTATATAAATGACGATAAAATCGGAAGAGTCATGGATGAATTATATAAATATGGATTGAATAGTCTATTTATAGAAATTGTCTTATCAGTTATAAATAAATTTAAGATAGAGACCAAATATTCTCATTTAGATGCCACATCATTTCATCTACATGGAGAATACACAAGGGAAAAAGAACAAGAGAAAGAAGCAGAAATAATCAAAGAAAAACCAATAATTATCACTAAAGGATATTCTCGCGATCATAGACCAGATTTAAAGCAATGCGTTTTAGATTTAATAACAAGTAGTGATGGAGACATCCCATTACTAATGAGAGTTGGAGATGGGAACGAAGCAGATAAAGCAGTTTTTGGAAAAATCTTAGTAGAATTTAAAAAGCAAATAAATTTTGAGAGTATCATGGTCTGTGATAGTGCATTATATAGTCAAGAAAATATCAAATTAATCGAACATTTAAAATGGATAACTAGAGTCCCAATGACGATAAAAAGAGCGAAGGAATTAGTTCAGTCGGTAGAGATAGAAGAGATAGATTCCGAAGAAATAGAGAAGAGAAGAATCCTAAATTTAGACGGATATAAGTGGAAAGAAGAAATAGTAAATTATGGTGGTATCAAACAAATCTGGCTAATAGTAGAAAGTCAAAAAAGACAAAAAAGTGATTTAGAAAAGCTAGAGAAAAATCTCAAAGCAGAAAAAAATAAAGTGGAAAAACTGCTCAACCAATTAAAAAAAGAAGATTTTCAAAATCCCGACCAAGCTCGATACAAACTAAAAAGCATAAACAAAAAACTAAAGTTCTTTGAAATTCAAGAAGCTAAACTTATTGACAAGACATCGAAAAATAAGACTATTTATAAAATCGAGGGAGTGGATCATCAAAAACTAGAAGAGATAGCAATGATAAAAAAAGAAGCTGGAAGATTTATTTTAGCAACTAATTTAGTTGAAGATGAGAAATTAAAGTCATCAGAAATTATTACAAATTATAAAAATCAACAGTCTTGCGAAAGAGGATTTAGATTTCTGAAAAATCCTTTATTTTTCACTGATAGTTTCTTTGTAGAAAATCCTGAAAGAATCGAGACGATGTTATTTTTAATGTCTTTGTGCTTATTAGTTTATAATCTCGGTCAGAGGGAACTAAGAAATAGTTTAAAAAGAGCCAATATCGGAGTTAAAAATCAACTAGGTAAATTAACGAAGTGCCCCACATTAAAATGGATATTTCAATGCTTTCAAGGGATTCACATTTTGACTTTGAATGGAGTTAATCAAATTGTTAATCTAACCCAAGAACGCAATTTTATTTTGAATTTTCTCCCAGTGTCTTGTCAAAAATACTATCTAATCTCTTAA